Proteins encoded by one window of Mesorhizobium sp. INR15:
- the fliF gene encoding flagellar basal-body MS-ring/collar protein FliF, whose amino-acid sequence MPEQIQSIISNLRGFGVKRLAMLAGIAILVMSVIGVASVYLNRPAYETLYVGLDRADVNQIGLVLGEAGIGFDVGSDGTSVLVPAGTTAQARMLLAEKGLPTSANAGYELFDNVGSLGLTSFMQQITRVRALEGEIARTIQSISGIKAARVHIVMSERANFRRDEQQPSASVVIRYSGIDAEKSAMSIRHLVAAAVPGLSADKVTVLDSNGNLLAAGDDPSNTSAARTLGVEQTVEAQIGDNIRRALTPYLGPDNFRASVKADVNTDTRQTEETIFDPNSRVERSIQSVRANEANNQKQASTPASVEQNLPEAQATATDGPQSSSKNDRKEEITNYEINSKKIATVSNGYTVTKMSIAVVVNQQRLMTILGKDATPELIAKRVADIQKMVSSATGLDDKRGDVIDVSAVEFIDGLDGEAIPQAGMLDSIGQHAGTMINAGAFIVVVFLVAFFGLRPMAAALTAKATPAIAGPNFDEVQRSLPTPDATASAEGVAIGALPGTRPSSTPLDDLRQKIRPAPQERLARMVDINEERTAQILRKWAAQEVAG is encoded by the coding sequence GTGCCGGAACAAATCCAGAGCATCATCTCGAATCTCCGCGGATTCGGTGTGAAGCGCCTCGCCATGCTGGCTGGCATCGCCATCCTGGTGATGTCCGTCATCGGCGTCGCCTCGGTCTATCTCAACCGCCCTGCCTATGAGACGCTCTATGTCGGGCTCGATCGCGCCGACGTGAACCAGATCGGCCTGGTGCTGGGCGAAGCCGGTATCGGCTTTGACGTCGGCTCGGACGGCACTTCCGTGCTGGTGCCGGCTGGCACCACCGCGCAGGCGCGCATGCTGCTCGCTGAAAAGGGCCTGCCGACCAGCGCCAATGCCGGTTACGAGTTGTTCGACAATGTTGGCTCGCTCGGCCTCACCTCCTTCATGCAGCAGATCACCCGCGTGCGGGCGCTTGAAGGCGAGATCGCCCGCACCATCCAGTCGATATCCGGCATCAAGGCGGCGCGCGTCCACATCGTCATGTCCGAACGCGCCAACTTCCGCCGCGACGAGCAGCAGCCCTCCGCCTCGGTGGTCATCCGCTACTCCGGCATCGATGCAGAGAAGAGCGCCATGTCGATCCGCCATCTCGTCGCCGCCGCTGTTCCCGGTCTCTCGGCCGACAAGGTGACCGTGCTTGATTCCAACGGCAACCTGCTTGCCGCCGGTGACGATCCCTCCAACACCAGTGCCGCCCGCACGCTTGGCGTCGAGCAGACCGTCGAGGCGCAGATCGGCGACAACATCCGCCGCGCGCTGACGCCCTATCTCGGCCCCGACAATTTCCGCGCCAGCGTCAAGGCCGACGTCAACACCGACACCCGCCAGACCGAGGAAACGATTTTCGACCCGAACTCCCGCGTCGAGCGCTCCATCCAGTCGGTCCGCGCCAACGAAGCCAACAACCAGAAGCAGGCCTCGACCCCGGCCAGCGTCGAGCAGAACCTGCCCGAGGCTCAGGCAACCGCCACTGATGGCCCGCAATCCTCATCGAAGAACGACCGCAAGGAAGAAATCACCAATTACGAGATCAATTCGAAGAAGATCGCGACCGTCTCCAACGGCTACACCGTCACCAAGATGTCGATCGCCGTTGTCGTCAATCAACAGCGGCTGATGACCATTCTTGGCAAGGATGCCACGCCGGAGCTGATTGCCAAGCGCGTCGCCGACATCCAGAAGATGGTCTCCTCGGCCACCGGCCTCGACGACAAGCGTGGCGACGTCATCGACGTCTCGGCGGTCGAATTCATCGACGGGCTCGATGGCGAAGCCATTCCGCAAGCCGGAATGCTTGATTCCATCGGCCAGCATGCCGGCACCATGATCAATGCCGGCGCATTCATCGTGGTGGTGTTCCTGGTGGCTTTCTTCGGCTTGCGGCCGATGGCCGCCGCCTTGACGGCAAAGGCCACGCCAGCCATCGCCGGCCCCAACTTCGACGAAGTTCAGCGCTCGCTGCCGACGCCGGACGCAACGGCTTCCGCTGAAGGCGTCGCCATTGGCGCCCTGCCGGGCACGCGCCCCAGCTCTACTCCGCTCGACGATCTTCGCCAGAAGATCAGGCCCGCGCCGCAGGAGCGGCTTGCCAGAATGGTCGACATCAACGAGGAGCGCACCGCGCAGATCCTACGCAAATGGGCTGCCCAGGAAGTGGCGGGCTAG
- a CDS encoding flagellin, producing the protein MASIMTNAAALTALQSLNATNKSLEQTQARISTGYRVSQASDNAAYWSIATTMRSDNMALSTVQDALGLGASKVDTAYTGMNNVLTTIDKIKTKLLSTVGQTDAAKAKTQTEITALQTQMKSFADAATFSGSNFLSVTSKQVAAANDGVQADAQIVSSFNRSSSGAVQLGTINIDVEGTKLFDSGLSTAVKNQGILDRQTSVYSTGAAQTLYDTAYSASIAGGSTDIAANTAGQTAAGAVAKVDNISAFNLDITAAGVTDDIITQMITKIDGVMKQLTDSATILGSAKSSIDLQKTFTQSLMDSIDRGVGQLVDADMNKESTRLQALQVQQQLGIQSLSIANSSSQSILSLFKN; encoded by the coding sequence TTGGCAAGCATCATGACGAACGCTGCGGCGCTGACCGCACTTCAAAGCCTCAACGCCACCAACAAGTCACTTGAACAGACACAGGCCCGAATCTCCACCGGCTACCGGGTCTCCCAGGCTTCGGACAATGCCGCGTACTGGTCGATCGCGACCACGATGCGCTCCGACAACATGGCCCTGTCAACCGTGCAGGACGCGCTCGGCCTCGGCGCCTCGAAGGTCGATACCGCCTACACCGGCATGAACAACGTGCTGACGACGATCGACAAGATCAAGACCAAGCTGCTCTCGACCGTCGGACAGACCGACGCCGCCAAGGCAAAGACGCAGACCGAAATCACCGCGCTCCAGACACAGATGAAGTCGTTCGCCGATGCGGCGACCTTCTCGGGATCGAACTTCCTGTCGGTGACCTCAAAGCAGGTCGCCGCTGCCAATGACGGCGTCCAGGCCGACGCCCAGATCGTGTCTTCCTTCAACCGCTCTTCGTCCGGCGCCGTCCAGCTCGGAACGATCAACATCGATGTCGAAGGCACCAAGCTCTTCGATTCAGGCCTTTCCACCGCCGTCAAGAACCAGGGCATTCTCGACCGCCAGACATCGGTCTACTCCACGGGAGCGGCGCAGACCTTGTATGACACGGCCTATTCAGCTTCGATCGCAGGTGGATCAACGGATATCGCCGCCAACACCGCCGGCCAGACCGCGGCGGGCGCGGTCGCCAAGGTTGACAACATTTCCGCCTTCAACCTCGACATAACGGCAGCCGGCGTGACCGACGACATCATCACCCAGATGATCACCAAGATCGACGGCGTGATGAAACAGTTGACGGACTCGGCCACCATCCTTGGTTCGGCCAAGAGCAGCATCGACCTGCAGAAGACCTTCACACAGAGCCTGATGGACTCCATCGACCGCGGCGTCGGCCAGCTCGTCGATGCCGACATGAACAAGGAATCGACCCGCCTTCAGGCCCTGCAGGTGCAGCAGCAGCTCGGCATCCAGTCGCTGTCGATCGCCAACAGCTCCTCACAGAGCATCCTGTCGCTGTTCAAGAACTAA
- a CDS encoding flagellin has product MASIMTNTAALTALQSLNVTQNNLATTQSRISTGYRVSQASDNAAYWSIATTMRSDNQAMSTVSDALGLGASKVDTAYTGMNSAITTINSIQQKLTASYGQTDASKEKTQVEIKALQDQLKAYAAGATFSGTNMLSVSTASGTAADVKIVSAFNRDAAGAVSISTIDVKVENIKLYDGGAAPTAKGILDTARLGTTGAAVTTAAPPTLGAAAAATDTYSVASMAIFSGTTAASDSQISQMMTVVDAALKDMTTAATKLGAAKSSIDLQKTFTSSLMDSIDRGVGQLVDADMNKESTRLQALQVQQQLGVQALSIANGSSQSILSLFRG; this is encoded by the coding sequence ATGGCCAGTATCATGACGAACACCGCGGCGTTGACCGCGCTGCAGAGCCTTAACGTCACCCAGAACAACCTCGCCACCACCCAGTCCCGCATCTCCACCGGCTATCGCGTCTCCCAGGCTTCGGACAACGCTGCCTACTGGTCGATCGCCACCACGATGCGTTCCGACAACCAGGCCATGTCCACCGTTTCGGACGCGCTCGGCCTCGGCGCTTCGAAGGTCGACACCGCCTACACCGGCATGAACAGCGCGATCACCACGATCAACTCGATCCAGCAGAAGCTGACCGCTTCCTACGGCCAGACCGACGCCTCGAAGGAAAAGACCCAGGTCGAAATCAAGGCGCTTCAGGACCAGTTGAAGGCCTACGCTGCTGGCGCCACCTTCTCCGGCACCAACATGCTTTCAGTGTCCACCGCTTCGGGCACGGCAGCCGACGTGAAGATCGTTTCGGCCTTCAACCGCGACGCGGCTGGTGCTGTTTCGATCTCGACGATTGACGTCAAGGTGGAAAACATCAAGCTCTATGACGGCGGCGCGGCTCCGACTGCCAAGGGCATCCTCGACACGGCCCGCCTCGGCACCACCGGCGCTGCCGTTACGACTGCCGCGCCCCCGACCCTCGGCGCTGCCGCTGCGGCTACCGACACCTATTCGGTCGCCAGCATGGCCATCTTCTCGGGCACCACGGCAGCCAGCGACAGCCAGATCTCGCAGATGATGACCGTCGTCGACGCCGCTCTCAAGGACATGACGACCGCCGCCACCAAGCTCGGCGCCGCCAAGAGCTCCATCGATCTGCAGAAGACCTTCACCTCGAGCCTGATGGACTCCATCGATCGCGGCGTCGGCCAGCTCGTCGATGCCGACATGAACAAGGAATCGACCCGCCTTCAGGCCCTGCAGGTCCAGCAGCAGCTGGGCGTCCAGGCGCTGTCTATCGCCAACGGTTCGTCGCAGTCGATCCTGTCGCTCTTCCGCGGCTAA
- the fliP gene encoding flagellar type III secretion system pore protein FliP (The bacterial flagellar biogenesis protein FliP forms a type III secretion system (T3SS)-type pore required for flagellar assembly.), with amino-acid sequence MRKLLLASALVIAATTLAGAQQLDLGGIGKADGSTVGYIIQMFGLLTVLSVAPGLLIMVTSFTRFVIAFSILRAGIGLQSTPANLILISLSLFMTFYVMAPTFDQAWNTGVKPLMDNQISQTEAFEKISDPFRTFMLRNVRDKDFDLFADLARERGQVVAKETVDLRILVPAFMISEIRRGFEIGFLIVLPFLVIDLIVATITMAMGMMMLPPTVVSLPFKILFFVLIDGWNLLVGSLVRSFN; translated from the coding sequence ATGAGAAAGCTCCTCCTCGCATCCGCGCTCGTCATTGCCGCCACAACGCTGGCCGGAGCCCAGCAACTGGACCTGGGCGGCATCGGCAAGGCCGACGGCAGCACCGTCGGCTACATCATTCAGATGTTCGGCCTGCTGACCGTATTGTCGGTAGCGCCGGGCCTGCTGATCATGGTGACCAGCTTCACCCGTTTCGTCATTGCCTTCTCGATCCTGCGCGCCGGCATCGGCCTGCAGTCGACGCCGGCCAACCTGATTTTGATCTCGCTGTCGCTGTTCATGACCTTCTACGTCATGGCGCCGACTTTCGATCAGGCGTGGAACACTGGCGTCAAGCCTCTGATGGACAACCAGATCAGCCAGACCGAAGCCTTCGAGAAGATTTCGGATCCGTTCCGCACCTTCATGCTGCGCAATGTGCGTGACAAGGATTTCGATCTTTTCGCCGACCTCGCCCGCGAGCGGGGTCAGGTGGTGGCCAAGGAAACCGTCGATCTGCGGATTCTTGTCCCAGCCTTCATGATTTCGGAAATCCGGCGCGGCTTCGAGATCGGCTTCCTGATCGTGCTGCCGTTCCTGGTCATCGACCTGATCGTCGCCACGATCACCATGGCGATGGGCATGATGATGCTGCCGCCAACGGTGGTGTCGCTGCCGTTCAAGATCCTGTTTTTCGTCCTCATCGACGGCTGGAATCTGCTTGTCGGCAGCCTGGTGCGATCCTTCAACTGA
- a CDS encoding flagellar basal body-associated FliL family protein translates to MLLVVTAAAVGMGWLSGGYLKGAGGPESVPAAPENQGKTEKSAASAPGIGPTLVALAPITTNMASPTDTWIRMEVSVVYDAPQPQAMTDDIHQDLLALVRTLKMHQIEGASGYQHLKADIEDRAAIRSGGHVKQVLIMTLLVE, encoded by the coding sequence ATGCTTCTGGTGGTGACGGCGGCGGCTGTCGGCATGGGTTGGCTGTCGGGCGGTTACCTCAAGGGCGCCGGGGGGCCGGAATCCGTGCCCGCCGCACCCGAAAACCAAGGCAAGACCGAAAAGTCGGCCGCATCGGCGCCGGGCATCGGCCCGACACTCGTCGCGCTGGCTCCGATCACCACCAACATGGCCTCTCCGACCGACACCTGGATCCGGATGGAAGTGTCTGTCGTCTACGACGCGCCGCAGCCGCAGGCCATGACCGACGATATCCACCAGGATCTGCTGGCTCTGGTACGCACCTTGAAGATGCATCAGATCGAAGGCGCCAGCGGTTATCAGCATCTGAAGGCCGACATCGAGGATCGAGCGGCGATCCGCAGCGGCGGTCACGTCAAGCAGGTTCTCATCATGACGTTGTTGGTTGAATGA
- the flgH gene encoding flagellar basal body L-ring protein FlgH gives MIRKTLILLAIGVLSGCGSDLKQVGRDPSLSPVGSGIDGDSTSSLYRYPQSPRAPVKKFSLWDDRQSRLFTDPRALSPGDILTVNIKINDRANFKNQNDRSRTSGRKLGYDVALGWDQYSTSGKGNAGLSSNTSTNADGEIKRSESLDLNVAAVVTDVLPNGNLIISGSQEVRVNSELRVLTIAGLVRPADIGASNTIPYERIAEARISYGGRGRITEVQQPAYGQQVLDQVLPF, from the coding sequence ATGATTCGCAAAACGCTCATCCTGCTTGCGATCGGCGTGCTGTCCGGTTGCGGATCCGATTTGAAGCAGGTCGGCAGGGACCCGTCGTTGTCGCCGGTCGGTTCAGGCATCGATGGCGACAGCACATCCTCGCTCTACCGTTACCCACAGAGCCCGCGCGCGCCGGTGAAGAAATTCTCGCTGTGGGATGATCGCCAGAGCCGGCTGTTCACAGATCCGCGGGCGCTGTCGCCCGGCGACATTCTAACCGTCAACATCAAGATCAACGACCGGGCCAACTTCAAGAACCAGAACGACAGGAGCCGCACCTCCGGACGCAAGCTCGGCTACGATGTCGCGCTCGGATGGGATCAGTACAGCACAAGTGGCAAGGGCAACGCCGGTTTGAGTTCCAACACATCGACCAATGCCGACGGCGAGATCAAGCGGTCGGAAAGCCTGGATCTGAATGTCGCCGCCGTCGTCACCGATGTCCTGCCAAACGGCAACCTGATCATCAGCGGCTCGCAGGAAGTGCGCGTCAATTCCGAGCTGCGGGTGCTGACCATCGCCGGCCTCGTCAGGCCAGCCGATATCGGCGCTTCAAACACCATTCCTTACGAACGCATCGCCGAAGCGCGCATCTCTTATGGCGGGCGCGGACGTATCACCGAGGTCCAGCAGCCCGCCTACGGCCAGCAGGTCCTCGATCAGGTCCTGCCCTTCTAG